The Arachis hypogaea cultivar Tifrunner chromosome 19, arahy.Tifrunner.gnm2.J5K5, whole genome shotgun sequence genome has a window encoding:
- the LOC112778746 gene encoding mRNA-decapping enzyme-like protein, whose amino-acid sequence MSQNGKLMPNLDQHSTKLLNLTVLQCIDPFVKEILITAAHVTFYEFNIDLSQWSCKDVEGSLFVVKRNTQPRFQFIVMNRRNIENLVDNLLGDFEYEVQVPYLLYRNAAQEVNGIWFYNARECEEVANLFNRILNAYAKVPPKSKVSFTKRW is encoded by the exons ATGTCTCAGAACGGGAAGCTCATGCCCAATCTCGACCAGCACAGCACCAAGCTCCTCAACCTCACTGTTCTTCAGTGCATCGACCCCTTCGTCAAGGAAATCCTCATCACCGCTGCACACGTCACCTTCTACGAGTTCAACATTGACCTCTCCCAATGG AGCTGCAAGGACGTCGAGGGATCCCTCTTCGTTGTCAAAAG gAACACGCAACCGCGATTTCAGTTTATTGTGATGAACCGTCGCAATATTG AAAATTTGGTGGATAATCTTTTGGGGGATTTCGAGTATGAAGTTCAAGTTCCTTATCTATTATATAGAAATGCTGCTCAAGAAGTGAATGGCATCTGGTTCTATAATGCACGTGAATGTGAAGAGGTTGCAAATCTTTTTAACAG GATCCTTAATGCATATGCTAAGGTGCCTCCAAAGTCAAAGGTGTCTTTTACAAAGAG ATGgtga